A portion of the Stigmatella aurantiaca DW4/3-1 genome contains these proteins:
- the rpmG gene encoding 50S ribosomal protein L33: MPKGNRSIISLECTTCKERNYTTTKNKRKSQDKLELSKFCPRCRKHTDHKEGKV, translated from the coding sequence ATGCCGAAGGGTAATCGCAGCATCATTTCGCTCGAGTGCACGACGTGCAAGGAGCGGAACTACACGACGACGAAGAACAAGCGCAAGAGCCAGGACAAGCTGGAGCTGAGCAAGTTCTGCCCGCGCTGCCGCAAGCATACGGACCACAAAGAAGGTAAGGTCTAG
- the tuf gene encoding elongation factor Tu has translation MAKEKFERNKPHVNIGTIGHVDHGKTSLTAAITKVLAKTGGATFLAYDQIDKAPEERERGITISTAHVEYQTKNRHYAHVDCPGHADYVKNMITGAAQMDGAILVVSAADGPMPQTREHILLARQVGVPYIVVFLNKVDMLDDPELRELVEMEVRDLLKKYEFPGDSIPIIPGSALKALEGDTSDIGEGAILKLMAAVDEYIPTPQRATDKPFLMPVEDVFSIAGRGTVATGRVERGKIKVGEEVEIVGIRPTQKTVITGVEMFRKLLDEGMAGDNIGALLRGLKREDLERGQVLAKPGSINPHTKFKAQVYVLSKEEGGRHTPFFKGYRPQFYFRTTDVTGTVKLPDNVEMVMPGDNIAIEVELITPVAMEKELRFAIREGGRTVGAGVVADIIA, from the coding sequence ATGGCCAAGGAGAAGTTCGAGCGGAACAAACCCCACGTGAACATCGGGACGATCGGACACGTGGACCACGGGAAGACGTCGCTGACGGCCGCCATCACCAAGGTGCTGGCCAAGACGGGCGGCGCCACGTTCCTGGCCTATGACCAGATCGACAAGGCCCCCGAGGAGCGTGAGCGCGGCATCACCATCTCCACGGCGCACGTGGAGTACCAGACGAAGAACCGCCACTACGCGCACGTGGACTGTCCTGGCCACGCCGACTACGTGAAGAACATGATCACGGGCGCGGCGCAGATGGACGGAGCGATTCTGGTGGTGTCCGCGGCCGACGGCCCGATGCCCCAGACGCGTGAGCACATCCTGCTGGCCAGGCAGGTGGGCGTGCCCTACATCGTCGTCTTCCTGAACAAGGTGGACATGCTGGACGATCCGGAGCTGCGCGAGCTGGTGGAGATGGAGGTGCGCGACCTGCTCAAGAAGTACGAGTTCCCGGGCGACAGCATCCCCATCATCCCTGGCAGCGCGCTCAAGGCGCTGGAGGGAGACACCAGCGACATCGGCGAGGGAGCGATCCTGAAGCTGATGGCGGCGGTGGACGAGTACATCCCGACGCCGCAGCGTGCGACGGACAAGCCGTTCCTGATGCCGGTGGAAGACGTGTTCTCCATCGCAGGCCGAGGAACGGTGGCGACGGGCCGAGTGGAGCGCGGCAAGATCAAGGTGGGCGAGGAAGTGGAGATCGTGGGGATCCGTCCGACGCAGAAGACGGTCATCACGGGGGTGGAGATGTTCCGCAAGCTGCTGGACGAGGGCATGGCGGGAGACAACATCGGAGCGCTGCTGCGAGGCCTGAAGCGCGAGGACCTGGAGCGTGGGCAGGTGCTGGCGAAGCCTGGGAGCATCAACCCGCACACGAAGTTCAAGGCGCAGGTGTACGTGCTGTCGAAGGAAGAGGGAGGGCGGCACACGCCGTTCTTCAAGGGATACCGGCCGCAGTTCTACTTCCGGACGACGGACGTGACCGGAACGGTGAAGCTGCCGGACAACGTGGAGATGGTGATGCCGGGAGACAACATCGCCATCGAGGTGGAGCTCATTACTCCGGTCGCCATGGAGAAGGAGCTGCGCTTCGCCATCCGTGAGGGTGGCCGCACGGTGGGCGCCGGCGTCGTTGCCGACATCATCGCCTAG